Proteins from a genomic interval of Rhodothermus marinus:
- a CDS encoding ArsR/SmtB family transcription factor codes for MGVVEQAPLVPETLLEPAARRLRVLGDPVRLRLLNLLRTHGELSVQEMVDALGLRQPNVSKHLNQLAREGLVQRRRDGVHVRYRLADPSLAGLFLLLCRSLEAPPDGTPP; via the coding sequence ATGGGCGTGGTCGAACAGGCACCGCTGGTGCCCGAAACCCTGCTGGAACCGGCCGCACGCCGGTTACGGGTGCTGGGCGATCCGGTACGGTTGCGACTGCTGAATCTGCTGCGCACGCACGGCGAGCTGAGCGTCCAGGAGATGGTCGATGCGCTGGGCCTGCGGCAGCCGAACGTGAGCAAGCACCTGAACCAGCTGGCCCGCGAAGGACTGGTGCAGCGGCGCCGTGACGGAGTGCATGTGCGCTACCGGCTGGCCGATCCTTCGCTGGCCGGACTGTTCCTGCTGCTGTGCCGGAGCCTGGAAGCTCCACCGGACGGAACACCGCCATGA
- a CDS encoding sensor histidine kinase, with the protein MLQGGFIFLIALLYIGLLFAIATYGDRRAEQGRSIISSPYIYALSLAVYCTAWTFYGSVGRAASSGVGYLPIYLGPTLTAVLWWMVLRKMIRISKVYRITSIADFVASRYGKSSGLAALVTVIAVTGGVPYIALQLKAISVSFQVLSGRPTPTPTESLLDDTALYVTLALALFSILFGTRHLDATERHEGLVAAIAFESLVKLPAFVAVGLFVTFGLYDGPADLFGRALARPEFRRLLTMEEALGPGAYGQWFWMTLLAMLAILFLPRQFQVAVVENVDERHLRKAIWLFPLYLWLINLFVLPIALAGLMAFPGGQVDADMFVLAIPLAHGQELLALLAFIGGFSAATSMVIVATVALSTMISNDLIMPILLRIRFLRLAQRGRLTGLLLGIRRGGIVLVLLLSYLYFHAIAHAYALVSIGLISFAAVAQFAPAILGGMYWRRGTRAGALCGLIAGFLIWGYTLPLPSLVDAGLLPVSFIENGPWGVGWLRPYQLFGLEGFDPISHALFWSLLFNAGLYVGVSLFTQQRVEELLQARAFVDVFRLSGRPGEATWRGTAYVSDLQQLLRRFLGKKQADEALRPVLAQGGGTVTATAEVVQHAERLLAGAIGSASARVLIASVVKEEPLSLREVMDILDETQQVIAYSHELERKSAELERATRELQAANERLKELDRLKDEFISTITHELRTPLTSIRAFSEIMHANPNLPEAQRQEFLGIIIKEAERLTRLINQVLTLQKLESGTVELNLEPVRMQEVIEEAVEAIQPHVQFNEITLTVSVPETPCYVLGDRDQLVQVLLNLLSNAVKFCNPEDGRIAVRLLVEPDRVRVDVEDNGPGIAPEDQATIFDKFRQVHTSTGRRPPGTGLGLAIAQRIVQHHHGRIWVESDPGHGATFSFTLPRLPASDGMPQPMRDTSRLNL; encoded by the coding sequence ATGCTCCAGGGCGGCTTCATCTTCCTCATCGCGCTGCTGTACATCGGCCTGCTGTTCGCCATTGCCACGTATGGCGATCGGCGGGCCGAGCAGGGCCGAAGCATCATCAGCAGCCCGTACATCTATGCGCTCTCGCTGGCCGTCTACTGCACGGCATGGACGTTTTACGGGAGCGTGGGACGGGCGGCCAGCAGTGGTGTGGGGTATCTGCCCATCTATCTGGGGCCCACGCTGACGGCCGTGCTCTGGTGGATGGTGCTGCGAAAGATGATCCGGATCAGCAAGGTGTACCGGATCACTTCGATCGCCGACTTTGTGGCCTCGCGCTACGGCAAAAGCAGCGGTCTGGCCGCCCTGGTGACCGTGATCGCCGTCACCGGCGGCGTGCCCTACATCGCGCTTCAGCTCAAGGCCATTTCCGTCAGCTTTCAAGTGCTCAGCGGGCGTCCCACCCCGACTCCGACCGAAAGCCTGCTGGACGACACGGCACTGTACGTGACGCTGGCGCTGGCCTTGTTTTCGATTCTGTTCGGGACGCGCCATCTGGACGCCACCGAGCGTCACGAAGGGCTGGTAGCGGCCATCGCCTTCGAGTCGCTGGTGAAGCTCCCGGCATTTGTGGCGGTCGGTCTGTTTGTGACGTTCGGGCTCTACGACGGACCGGCCGATCTGTTTGGCCGCGCGCTGGCCCGCCCGGAGTTCCGCCGGCTGCTGACCATGGAAGAGGCGCTCGGGCCGGGCGCCTACGGTCAGTGGTTCTGGATGACGCTGCTGGCCATGCTGGCCATTCTATTTCTGCCCCGCCAGTTCCAGGTGGCCGTCGTCGAGAACGTGGACGAGCGCCACCTGCGCAAGGCGATCTGGCTGTTCCCGCTGTATCTGTGGCTGATCAACCTGTTCGTGTTGCCCATTGCGCTGGCCGGATTGATGGCCTTTCCGGGCGGTCAGGTCGATGCCGACATGTTCGTGCTGGCGATTCCCCTGGCGCACGGGCAGGAGCTGCTGGCGCTGCTGGCCTTCATCGGCGGCTTTTCGGCGGCCACCAGCATGGTCATCGTGGCCACCGTGGCGCTCAGCACTATGATCAGCAACGATCTGATCATGCCCATCCTGCTGCGCATTCGCTTTCTGAGGCTGGCGCAACGTGGACGGCTCACCGGGCTGCTGCTGGGCATTCGTCGGGGAGGGATAGTCCTGGTGCTGTTGCTGAGCTATCTGTACTTCCACGCCATTGCGCATGCCTATGCGCTGGTTTCGATCGGGCTGATTTCCTTTGCCGCGGTCGCGCAGTTTGCGCCGGCGATACTGGGAGGGATGTACTGGCGGCGTGGCACGCGGGCCGGCGCGCTCTGCGGGCTGATCGCCGGCTTTTTGATCTGGGGCTACACGCTCCCGCTGCCGTCGCTGGTCGACGCCGGCCTGTTGCCGGTCTCGTTCATCGAAAACGGTCCATGGGGCGTCGGCTGGCTGCGTCCGTACCAATTGTTCGGACTGGAAGGCTTCGATCCGATCTCGCATGCGCTCTTCTGGAGCCTGCTGTTCAATGCGGGGCTGTACGTGGGCGTGTCGCTGTTCACGCAGCAGCGCGTGGAGGAGCTGCTGCAGGCGCGGGCGTTCGTGGACGTGTTTCGCCTGTCGGGGCGGCCGGGCGAGGCCACCTGGCGCGGGACCGCCTACGTGTCGGATCTGCAACAGCTGTTGCGGCGGTTTCTGGGCAAAAAGCAGGCGGACGAAGCGCTGCGTCCGGTACTGGCGCAGGGTGGGGGTACGGTGACCGCAACGGCCGAGGTGGTGCAGCACGCCGAGCGACTACTGGCCGGTGCCATCGGATCGGCCTCGGCCCGGGTGCTGATCGCTTCGGTGGTCAAGGAGGAGCCGCTGAGCCTGCGTGAGGTCATGGACATTCTAGACGAGACGCAGCAGGTGATCGCCTACAGCCACGAACTGGAACGGAAGTCGGCCGAGCTGGAACGGGCCACGCGCGAGCTGCAGGCGGCCAACGAGCGCCTCAAAGAACTGGACCGGCTCAAAGACGAGTTCATCTCGACGATCACCCACGAGCTGCGCACGCCGCTGACTTCGATCCGGGCTTTCAGCGAGATCATGCACGCCAATCCGAATCTGCCCGAAGCGCAACGCCAGGAGTTTCTGGGCATCATCATCAAAGAGGCCGAGCGGTTGACCCGGCTGATCAACCAGGTACTGACGCTCCAGAAGCTGGAGTCGGGCACCGTGGAATTGAACCTGGAGCCGGTGCGCATGCAGGAAGTGATCGAAGAGGCCGTCGAGGCCATTCAGCCGCATGTTCAGTTCAACGAAATCACGCTGACGGTTTCTGTCCCCGAGACGCCCTGCTACGTGCTGGGCGACCGCGATCAGCTGGTGCAGGTGCTGTTGAACCTGCTCTCGAACGCCGTCAAGTTCTGCAACCCGGAGGACGGGCGCATTGCCGTGCGGCTGCTGGTGGAGCCCGACCGGGTGCGTGTGGACGTGGAGGACAACGGTCCGGGCATTGCCCCCGAGGATCAGGCTACGATTTTCGATAAATTCCGGCAGGTGCACACGAGCACTGGCAGGCGGCCGCCGGGCACCGGGCTGGGACTGGCCATCGCCCAGCGCATCGTGCAGCATCACCACGGCCG